Proteins co-encoded in one Candidatus Pelagibacter sp. RS40 genomic window:
- a CDS encoding VCBS domain-containing protein: MDKKSKNIRSQKIFIEPLEQRIMLDGAGASTFLDLIDERNQQEIKKNSKNKDIYKEGTQSNTEIPFTTVAREARNDRKNIVFIDSQVKDYREITKSFRENTEVYLISSNEDGFKRINQILQDRENINALHLIGHGSAGQILFGNAFLNNETIDNYKSTLSSIGQSLTDKGDILFYGCNVASTDQGQLLIKKISEITKADIAASDDITGKGGDWELEKQFGLISEEELKVKNYNHALGSLSTTGVLSGSGVTHIDSNVTMMNSGNVGLGASGAYATVGSDFGLAVEELNVSVSSGDLISNVDVDSTYIWNDDNNTGNAELQNGANQNASSNITVNSYLMFLVDNLNKRTSTSAGEVVFDGEIVGIFFDQAKTRAENVDGNTYHSSSLIYAMSGSGGGSNSADSDGGRMPEGKKPSSGMTNFFNSTQSHGSGGVADSSNGSDWVSVSNHGSGTNNLLQFGAQNANSSAGDYIRILVIPNATNTAPAAADNIGTVKEDATLTVSNGATSNSITGASFVDSFDLSSQESNPQGVAFNEDGTKMFIVGRDGDEVNEYTLSTGYDVSTASYDSNFSVASQDTIPQDIVFNADGTKMFILGEGNGAVYAYNLSTGFDVSTASFINNFSVASQENSPQGLAFNNDGTKMFITGGGGRDVNEYTLASAFNTATASFVDSFDISSQDTLPNGLVFNSDGTKMFVTGNQGNDINEYTLSTGFDVSTASFVGNISVSSQDTTPGGIKFNNDGTKLFMVGVAGADINEYTLTTPFSLVNISGEHDGDVLLDDTDADSDTLTVTQIAVTGESNSSVSSSSSYNSSGTSKTGTYGTLRIGADGSYDYVADQAAADVLDPGAVVTDSFTYTVSDGNGGTDTATLIITVVGVNDDPVGVADTDSVATSNTVTDATNSAGTVISDDTDADASSSLTVTAIQHSGAGSATSVSAGTTRADGASSSGTYGTLTIGADGSYSYVAGSSAGTDEFTYTVSDGTATTITTLTITVGASNNAPSAVADTDSVNEDATVTQSSGSGLLSADDTDGDGDSLTVTQIKKDGGTNSAVSGGSSYNSSGTSVTGTYGTLTVGADGTYTYVADQAAADALDASDIVTDVFTYTISDGNGGTDTANLTVTVTGVNDAPVAQNDTGTVNEDATLNVSNDATSVTGVSQDTGSPYSLSAGTARSVAFNHDGTKMFVVHAPGTATISEHALTTAFDINTASQSTTYDISSHISEPRGIRFNSDGTKLYIISSAGGNKKIHEYSLSTAYDVSSLPTPSSTVISSQDGGPRGFTFNTDGTKMFLLGDTNHHVYEYSLSTAFDTTTISYTSRSLDFSSREVTPRGISFNPTGSKLFITGQSSDEILEYDLSTGFNLSTATFNGAFDVGSFANKPNDIVFNNDGSKAFLARANSNAVLSFSLSSPYSFVDITGEHTGDVIDTSSSSNSDSDADASSSLTISAIRAGSSEGNGNPGSVGSALDGTYGQLTINANGSYSYVANKDAADALDPGDIVTDSFNYTVSDGTATDIGVITITVVGVNDAPTASNNTITTNEDTNHVFSTSEFNFSDTDDSGSLNKIKITSLENNGALQYYNGSSWVDVTLNQEITALDISNGYLRFKPDSNENGSSYTSFGFQVNDGTAYSSSKTMTVNVTAVNDTPTATDDTASVTDGSSVTVSNASSGVIDDNDTDPDSSDTLVITNISHTNGNSSNVTSATTYSNGTSIAGTYGTLTIGADGTYTYTPNGSLDTGESGNDVFTYTVSDGSATDTATITISVTGANDAPAASNDSNTIDISTNSTLTVTDGSIKDVLTNDTDADTNDTISVTEIRTGALEGAGTSGVVGSSLTGTYGTLIINSNGSYTYIVNTGLDDTLNKGQIVFEYFNYTVSDGTTTDTGSIVIKLQNGGQVVKEIREKKAERLIKRESKRNEKSNKSNFNLPKIESNFELNLNQIDLPKQNKKADFSQGLKLTDLVAETNSIEVKEKLKDVPDVFADKVKVKVKNDSLNLKFKIFNESGFDIIKYEGVMKDGSPLPDWIKVDPKTGATKTNIPDGVENVEIIIIATDSQNERREISVKIDPEQILNDKQIIKRAKKQNASISVDESGNVNLIKNNQDGSVNQNSTSILNFNNKSDILDILQSKRSDTLYTLKPKIIDTNLVINLPSELSQKFERSKLVLKDGSEIPEWLSYDPNSGKIIAEPPEDISKLDLKLIIERDGEIIVKDLSIEFGDDDTARIDELNNEKIDNKFVSLKDQLDKQFTSWDDYGSNVINRL, from the coding sequence ATGGACAAAAAAAGTAAAAATATAAGAAGTCAAAAGATTTTTATTGAGCCTTTAGAGCAAAGAATAATGCTTGATGGAGCAGGTGCTTCTACATTTTTAGATTTAATTGATGAGAGAAATCAACAAGAAATAAAAAAAAATTCCAAAAATAAAGATATATATAAAGAGGGAACCCAATCTAACACTGAAATCCCTTTTACAACTGTTGCTAGAGAGGCAAGAAACGACAGAAAAAATATTGTTTTTATTGATAGCCAGGTAAAAGATTACAGAGAAATAACTAAATCCTTTAGAGAAAACACAGAAGTATATTTAATTAGTTCTAATGAAGATGGATTTAAGAGAATTAATCAAATTTTACAGGATAGAGAAAATATTAATGCCCTTCATTTAATTGGTCATGGTTCTGCAGGACAAATTTTATTTGGAAATGCATTTTTAAATAATGAAACAATAGATAATTACAAATCAACCCTTTCATCAATTGGTCAATCATTAACTGATAAAGGAGATATTCTCTTTTATGGATGTAATGTTGCATCAACAGATCAAGGTCAATTATTAATTAAAAAAATTTCAGAAATTACAAAAGCCGATATTGCAGCATCAGATGATATTACAGGTAAAGGCGGAGATTGGGAATTAGAAAAACAGTTTGGTTTAATTAGTGAGGAAGAACTTAAAGTTAAAAATTATAACCATGCCCTTGGATCATTATCTACAACTGGAGTTCTTTCTGGCTCAGGAGTTACTCATATTGATAGCAATGTTACAATGATGAATTCTGGCAATGTTGGACTTGGTGCTTCAGGAGCTTATGCAACAGTTGGTTCTGATTTTGGTTTGGCCGTAGAAGAATTAAATGTTTCTGTTTCTAGTGGAGACTTAATTTCGAATGTTGACGTTGATTCAACATATATTTGGAATGACGATAACAATACTGGAAATGCTGAATTGCAAAATGGAGCTAATCAAAATGCCTCAAGTAATATTACAGTAAATTCGTATCTAATGTTTCTTGTAGATAACCTAAATAAAAGAACAAGTACTTCAGCTGGAGAAGTTGTTTTTGACGGTGAAATAGTTGGAATATTTTTTGATCAAGCAAAAACTCGAGCAGAAAATGTTGATGGTAACACATATCATAGCAGTAGTTTAATTTATGCAATGAGTGGTAGCGGGGGTGGTAGTAATTCTGCAGATAGCGACGGTGGTAGAATGCCAGAGGGTAAAAAACCGAGCTCTGGTATGACTAACTTCTTTAATTCTACTCAGTCCCATGGTTCAGGTGGTGTTGCGGATAGTAGCAATGGTTCTGATTGGGTTTCTGTTTCAAATCATGGAAGTGGAACAAATAATCTTTTACAATTTGGAGCGCAAAATGCGAATTCTTCCGCTGGAGATTATATAAGAATTCTTGTTATACCAAACGCAACAAACACTGCACCTGCTGCAGCAGATAACATTGGAACCGTAAAAGAAGATGCAACGTTAACTGTTTCAAACGGAGCTACTTCAAATAGTATTACAGGTGCTTCTTTTGTTGATAGTTTTGATCTTTCTTCTCAAGAGTCTAACCCTCAAGGGGTAGCTTTTAATGAAGATGGTACAAAAATGTTTATTGTTGGAAGAGATGGAGATGAGGTTAATGAATATACTTTATCTACTGGGTATGATGTTTCCACTGCCTCTTATGATAGCAACTTTAGTGTTGCTTCCCAAGACACTATTCCGCAAGACATAGTTTTTAACGCTGACGGTACAAAAATGTTTATTTTGGGAGAGGGAAATGGCGCAGTTTATGCATACAATCTCTCTACAGGCTTTGATGTATCCACCGCATCATTTATTAACAACTTTAGTGTTGCCTCTCAAGAAAATTCCCCTCAAGGATTAGCATTTAATAATGATGGCACGAAAATGTTTATTACAGGAGGTGGTGGAAGAGATGTTAATGAATATACTTTGGCTAGCGCGTTTAATACAGCAACGGCATCTTTTGTCGATAGTTTTGATATTAGTTCTCAAGATACTTTACCCAATGGTTTAGTATTTAACAGCGATGGAACTAAAATGTTTGTTACTGGCAATCAAGGTAATGATATTAACGAATATACGCTCTCTACTGGTTTCGATGTATCCACTGCTTCCTTTGTTGGAAACATTAGCGTCTCTTCGCAAGATACTACTCCGGGGGGTATAAAATTTAATAACGATGGTACTAAATTATTTATGGTGGGAGTTGCTGGTGCAGATATTAATGAATACACTCTTACTACTCCTTTCAGTTTAGTAAATATATCAGGTGAACATGACGGTGATGTTTTATTAGATGATACAGATGCAGATAGTGATACTTTAACAGTCACTCAAATAGCCGTAACTGGAGAGTCTAATTCATCTGTTTCAAGCAGTAGTTCATATAACTCAAGTGGAACATCAAAAACTGGTACTTATGGTACTTTAAGAATAGGTGCTGATGGATCATATGATTATGTAGCAGATCAAGCTGCTGCTGATGTATTAGATCCTGGTGCTGTTGTAACGGATAGTTTTACTTACACAGTCTCAGATGGAAATGGTGGAACTGATACAGCAACTTTAATAATCACTGTCGTAGGTGTGAATGATGATCCAGTAGGTGTTGCTGACACAGACTCAGTTGCAACAAGTAATACAGTTACAGATGCAACAAATAGTGCTGGAACAGTTATATCAGATGATACTGATGCTGATGCAAGTTCTTCTTTAACAGTAACAGCTATTCAGCATAGCGGAGCGGGTAGCGCAACTTCTGTTTCTGCAGGCACAACTAGAGCAGATGGTGCATCAAGTAGTGGTACTTATGGTACCTTAACAATTGGTGCAGACGGCTCTTATTCTTATGTTGCAGGATCAAGCGCTGGAACAGATGAATTTACTTATACAGTTTCTGATGGAACAGCAACAACAATTACAACTTTAACAATTACAGTTGGAGCCAGTAATAACGCTCCTTCAGCAGTTGCAGATACAGATAGTGTAAATGAAGACGCAACAGTTACCCAAAGTTCTGGTTCAGGTTTATTAAGTGCAGATGATACCGATGGTGATGGTGATAGTTTAACAGTAACACAAATTAAAAAGGATGGTGGTACCAACTCAGCTGTATCTGGTGGAAGTTCTTATAATTCAAGCGGAACCTCTGTTACAGGAACTTATGGAACATTAACTGTTGGAGCTGATGGAACATATACATATGTTGCAGATCAAGCAGCTGCTGATGCTTTAGATGCAAGTGATATTGTTACAGACGTATTTACTTATACTATTTCAGACGGTAATGGTGGAACTGATACTGCAAACTTAACCGTTACAGTTACTGGAGTTAACGATGCGCCAGTTGCTCAAAATGATACAGGAACTGTAAATGAAGATGCCACACTAAATGTTTCTAACGATGCTACAAGCGTTACCGGAGTTTCTCAAGATACTGGTTCACCTTACTCACTTAGCGCAGGTACAGCACGTTCCGTAGCATTTAATCATGATGGTACTAAAATGTTTGTTGTTCATGCTCCCGGCACAGCAACAATCTCTGAACATGCTTTAACAACTGCTTTTGATATAAATACTGCTTCTCAAAGCACTACATATGATATTTCTTCTCACATAAGTGAACCACGTGGTATCAGATTTAATAGTGATGGTACTAAACTTTATATAATCAGTAGTGCAGGTGGTAATAAAAAGATTCATGAATATTCTTTATCTACAGCTTATGATGTATCTTCGTTACCAACTCCTTCTTCAACAGTAATTAGCAGCCAAGACGGTGGTCCTAGAGGTTTTACTTTTAATACTGATGGAACTAAAATGTTTTTACTTGGAGACACCAACCACCATGTTTATGAATATTCTCTATCAACAGCTTTTGATACCACAACAATATCATACACAAGTAGAAGTTTAGATTTTAGTTCAAGAGAAGTTACACCAAGAGGTATTTCATTTAATCCAACAGGTTCAAAATTATTTATTACAGGTCAAAGTAGTGATGAAATTTTAGAATACGATCTTAGTACTGGTTTTAACTTATCTACTGCAACATTTAATGGTGCATTTGATGTGGGTAGCTTTGCTAATAAACCTAATGATATTGTATTTAATAATGATGGAAGTAAAGCATTTTTAGCTCGAGCAAATTCAAATGCAGTCTTATCTTTTTCACTTTCAAGTCCATACAGTTTTGTTGATATAACAGGTGAACACACTGGAGATGTAATAGATACAAGTTCAAGTTCTAATTCAGATTCTGATGCAGATGCAAGCTCATCTTTAACAATTTCAGCAATAAGAGCAGGCTCAAGTGAAGGAAATGGAAACCCAGGTTCAGTTGGATCTGCCTTAGATGGAACCTATGGTCAATTAACAATCAATGCTAACGGTTCTTATTCATATGTTGCAAATAAAGATGCAGCCGACGCACTTGACCCAGGTGATATAGTTACAGACAGTTTTAACTATACAGTCTCTGATGGAACAGCTACAGATATAGGCGTTATTACTATAACGGTAGTAGGTGTAAATGATGCTCCAACAGCATCAAACAATACTATTACAACTAATGAAGATACAAACCATGTATTTTCAACAAGTGAATTCAATTTTAGTGATACTGATGATAGCGGAAGTTTAAATAAAATTAAAATTACATCTTTAGAAAATAATGGTGCGTTACAATATTATAATGGATCTTCATGGGTTGATGTGACTTTAAACCAAGAAATTACAGCTCTCGATATTTCAAATGGATACTTAAGATTTAAGCCCGATTCTAATGAAAATGGAAGTTCATATACTTCATTTGGATTTCAAGTAAATGATGGAACTGCTTATAGCTCATCTAAGACTATGACTGTCAATGTAACTGCAGTAAATGATACGCCAACAGCAACTGATGATACTGCAAGTGTAACAGACGGATCTAGCGTTACAGTATCAAATGCATCAAGCGGTGTAATTGATGATAATGATACAGATCCTGACAGCTCAGATACATTAGTAATAACAAATATTTCTCACACAAATGGAAATAGTAGCAATGTTACATCCGCAACAACATATTCTAATGGAACATCAATAGCTGGAACATATGGAACGTTAACAATTGGAGCAGATGGAACATATACCTACACTCCAAATGGCTCTTTGGATACTGGTGAGTCCGGTAATGATGTGTTTACCTACACAGTTTCAGATGGATCAGCCACAGATACAGCAACTATTACAATTTCGGTTACAGGTGCAAACGATGCCCCAGCTGCATCAAACGATAGTAACACAATCGATATATCTACAAACTCAACTTTAACAGTTACAGATGGTTCCATTAAGGACGTATTAACCAATGATACCGATGCTGATACCAACGATACTATTAGTGTAACAGAAATTAGAACAGGTGCCTTAGAGGGAGCAGGAACTTCAGGCGTAGTTGGATCTTCACTTACTGGAACATATGGAACATTAATAATAAACTCAAATGGAAGTTATACTTACATTGTTAATACTGGACTAGATGATACTTTAAATAAAGGTCAAATTGTATTTGAATATTTCAATTACACTGTATCAGATGGAACTACAACTGACACAGGCTCTATAGTTATTAAACTTCAAAATGGTGGACAGGTCGTTAAAGAAATTAGAGAAAAAAAAGCTGAAAGATTAATTAAGAGGGAAAGTAAAAGAAATGAAAAATCAAATAAATCAAATTTTAATTTACCAAAAATTGAAAGTAATTTTGAATTAAATTTAAATCAAATTGATCTTCCAAAACAAAATAAAAAAGCAGATTTTTCACAAGGTCTTAAATTAACTGATCTTGTTGCAGAAACTAACTCAATTGAAGTTAAAGAAAAATTAAAAGACGTACCAGATGTTTTTGCAGATAAAGTAAAAGTTAAAGTTAAAAATGATAGTTTAAATCTTAAATTTAAAATTTTTAATGAATCAGGTTTTGATATTATTAAATACGAAGGAGTAATGAAAGATGGATCACCTTTACCTGATTGGATCAAGGTAGATCCAAAGACAGGAGCTACCAAAACCAATATTCCTGATGGCGTGGAAAATGTAGAAATTATAATTATTGCAACAGATAGTCAAAATGAGAGAAGAGAAATAAGTGTTAAAATTGATCCAGAACAAATTCTAAATGATAAGCAAATAATAAAACGAGCAAAAAAACAAAATGCAAGTATAAGTGTTGATGAAAGTGGCAATGTAAACTTGATTAAAAATAATCAAGATGGATCAGTAAATCAAAATTCTACAAGTATTTTAAATTTTAATAATAAATCAGATATTTTAGATATCCTTCAATCAAAAAGATCTGATACTCTTTATACTTTAAAACCAAAAATTATTGATACAAATTTGGTTATAAATTTGCCAAGTGAACTATCACAAAAATTTGAAAGATCTAAACTTGTATTAAAAGATGGTTCTGAAATACCTGAGTGGTTAAGTTACGATCCTAACTCAGGAAAAATAATTGCAGAACCGCCAGAAGATATTTCCAAATTAGACTTAAAACTTATTATCGAAAGAGATGGTGAAATAATTGTTAAAGATTTATCTATTGAATTTGGTGATGATGATACTGCGCGAATTGACGAGTTAAATAACGAAAAAATCGACAATAAATTTGTAAGTTTAAAAGACCAATTAGATAAACAGTTTACTAGTTGGGATGATTATGGTTCAAACGTTATTAATAGATTATAA
- a CDS encoding efflux RND transporter periplasmic adaptor subunit — translation MKKFLFTILISYLFLNFTHAEEIREARALVTATEKVSISSELAARVENINFLLGDPFKKGDVLISFDCKIYKAQKEVIQANYDSANIQLKNDKELLEMRSIGKLQYQLSESALKKAKAELNIAKLNVDRCEIVAPYNGKVMDVYTSIFSTIEQRQPLMDIVGDGLLEAEIVVPSNWLRWLKKGHEVKILIDETGETLDAKVISLGATVDAVSQTIELKAQFNEKYESLIPGMSGIVKF, via the coding sequence ATGAAAAAATTTCTTTTTACAATCTTAATTTCTTATTTATTCTTAAATTTTACTCATGCAGAAGAGATTAGAGAGGCCAGAGCTTTAGTAACTGCAACCGAAAAAGTATCAATATCAAGTGAATTAGCAGCGAGAGTTGAAAATATTAATTTTCTGTTAGGAGATCCTTTTAAAAAAGGTGACGTTTTAATTAGTTTTGATTGCAAAATCTATAAAGCTCAAAAAGAAGTAATCCAGGCAAATTATGATAGTGCAAATATTCAATTAAAAAATGATAAAGAATTATTGGAGATGAGATCAATTGGAAAACTCCAATATCAACTATCAGAATCTGCACTTAAAAAAGCAAAAGCTGAATTAAATATTGCAAAACTAAATGTAGATAGATGCGAAATTGTAGCTCCATACAACGGAAAAGTTATGGATGTTTATACAAGTATTTTTTCTACCATAGAGCAAAGACAGCCCTTAATGGATATTGTTGGAGATGGTTTGTTAGAGGCTGAAATAGTTGTTCCTAGTAATTGGTTGAGATGGTTAAAAAAGGGTCACGAGGTAAAAATTTTAATTGATGAAACAGGTGAAACTTTAGATGCAAAAGTAATTAGTCTTGGAGCAACAGTTGATGCAGTTAGTCAAACAATAGAATTGAAAGCTCAATTTAATGAAAAATATGAGTCTTTAATTCCAGGAATGAGTGGGATTGTTAAGTTTTGA